Proteins from a genomic interval of Deinococcus ruber:
- a CDS encoding KH domain-containing protein, translating to MTPDPAELSLYLAQSIVEQPTQVRVSRRGPNVLVRVAPGEEGRLIGRQGRVIQAIRTLIRAACDPSERLNVDLDAPRKER from the coding sequence ATGACCCCCGATCCCGCCGAACTCAGCCTGTATCTGGCCCAGAGCATCGTGGAGCAGCCGACCCAGGTACGCGTGTCCAGGCGCGGCCCGAACGTGCTGGTGCGCGTGGCCCCCGGGGAAGAAGGTCGCCTGATCGGGCGGCAGGGACGGGTTATCCAGGCCATCAGAACGCTGATCCGGGCGGCCTGTGATCCATCCGAGCGACTGAATGTCGATCTGGACGCACCCCGCAAGGAGCGCTGA
- the rimM gene encoding ribosome maturation factor RimM (Essential for efficient processing of 16S rRNA), whose amino-acid sequence MLPPDLTRMGHLMAPHGLRGAIKLFVIGEPSQMLALKRLYIEDLGWRRVTSVQPVGLGLALHLSGIDTREAALELRGKQVYAHDRELPRLDDGQYYYHELRGLPVRDSAGTPLGDVIDVQDMGFQDLLVVRHAGGEALIPLQAPYVQVKRGAAIVLDGAPDGLISGEAETVPPSSEVHLDDPALPDDEAER is encoded by the coding sequence GTGCTGCCGCCCGACCTGACCCGTATGGGACATCTGATGGCTCCTCATGGACTGCGGGGAGCCATAAAACTGTTCGTGATTGGTGAGCCTTCGCAGATGCTGGCACTGAAACGCCTGTACATCGAAGATCTGGGCTGGCGGCGGGTGACCTCGGTGCAGCCTGTGGGGCTGGGTCTGGCACTGCACCTGTCGGGCATCGACACCCGAGAGGCAGCGCTGGAACTGCGCGGAAAGCAGGTGTACGCCCACGACCGCGAACTCCCACGTCTGGATGACGGTCAGTACTATTACCACGAACTGCGCGGTCTGCCGGTGCGCGACTCGGCAGGCACACCGCTGGGCGACGTGATCGACGTGCAGGACATGGGCTTTCAGGATCTGCTGGTGGTGCGGCACGCGGGCGGCGAGGCGCTCATTCCCCTCCAGGCACCGTATGTGCAGGTAAAACGCGGCGCAGCCATCGTGCTGGACGGTGCGCCCGATGGCCTGATCTCTGGAGAGGCCGAGACGGTGCCGCCGTCCTCGGAAGTGCATCTGGACGACCCTGCCCTTCCAGACGACGAGGCCGAACGATGA